A part of Polynucleobacter sp. MG-Unter2-18 genomic DNA contains:
- the leuS gene encoding leucine--tRNA ligase: MSKDYDHRSIEAAASADWESAQAYKVAENAVDASGKPRPKYYACSMLPYPSGKLHMGHVRNYTINDVMARQLRMQGYNVLMPMGWDAFGMPAENAAIQNKVPPAKWTYDNIAYMKKQMAAMGLAIDWSREVATCNPDYYRWNQWLFLKMLEKGIAYRKTQVVNWDPIDQTVLANEQVIDGRGWRSGTLVEKREIPGYYFNITAYAEQLLSGLDNLGWPERVKTMQQNWIGKSRGVRFAFKHEIADAHGNFVQDGQLYVFTTRADTIMGVTFCAVAAEHPLATLAAANNPELAVFIEKCKTGSVIEADLATQEKEGMFTGLYVTHPLTNEPVPVWVGNYVLMSYGDGAVMGVPGHDERDFAFALKYDLPIKQVIALRTPSDMFNTSHWQDWYAQKDDVVCLNSGKYDGLSYDEAVDAVAQDLEQMGVGEIKTTYRLRDWGISRQRYWGTPIPIIHCGDESNPGCGAVPVPEADLPVVLPEDCVPDGSGNPLNKRADFLNVKCPKCGKPARRETDTMDTFVDSSWYFMRYTGPDAKTMVDSRNEYWMPMDQYIGGIEHAILHLLYARFWTKVMRDLNLITFDEPFQNLLTQGMVLNETYYSEEASGKKTWLNPLDVELELDDKGRPHSAKLKGDTSGTPVIIGGVEKMSKSKNNGVDPQALIDQYGADTARLFVMFAAPPEQQLEWSSAGVEGASRFLRRVWMYSSSQADAIRAADPVLPSDLNDAEKELRREVHTILKQANFDYQRRQYNTVVSAAMKMLNVLEPVKLGDNTAVRPAVLRECLSILIRVLYPVVPHLTHALWNEIGCDQSFGTLLDAPWPLVDEAALIQTELTIMLQINGKLRGDIRVPADATKEQIEALALQSEPAVKALNGAAPKKVIVVPGRLINIVA, translated from the coding sequence ATGAGTAAGGATTACGATCACCGCAGTATTGAAGCAGCGGCAAGCGCTGATTGGGAAAGTGCGCAGGCTTATAAGGTAGCCGAGAACGCAGTAGATGCTTCCGGTAAGCCAAGACCAAAATACTACGCCTGTTCTATGTTGCCTTATCCATCCGGTAAGTTGCATATGGGTCACGTTCGCAACTACACCATCAATGATGTCATGGCGAGACAGTTGCGCATGCAGGGCTATAACGTTCTCATGCCGATGGGCTGGGATGCGTTTGGCATGCCCGCTGAAAATGCAGCGATTCAGAATAAAGTACCGCCAGCGAAATGGACCTACGACAACATCGCTTATATGAAAAAGCAAATGGCGGCGATGGGTCTAGCAATTGATTGGTCACGCGAAGTGGCTACTTGCAACCCGGATTACTATCGCTGGAATCAATGGCTCTTTTTAAAGATGCTAGAAAAGGGCATTGCTTATCGTAAGACTCAAGTGGTTAACTGGGATCCAATCGATCAAACCGTATTGGCAAATGAGCAGGTGATTGATGGGCGCGGCTGGCGCTCTGGTACTCTAGTTGAAAAGCGTGAGATCCCAGGCTATTACTTCAATATCACCGCCTATGCAGAGCAATTACTTTCTGGTCTAGATAATTTAGGTTGGCCTGAGCGCGTCAAGACCATGCAGCAGAATTGGATTGGTAAGAGTCGTGGTGTGCGGTTTGCGTTTAAGCACGAGATTGCAGATGCGCATGGTAACTTTGTTCAAGATGGTCAGTTGTATGTATTTACGACACGTGCTGACACCATCATGGGCGTTACTTTCTGTGCTGTTGCCGCTGAACATCCATTGGCAACATTGGCAGCTGCCAATAATCCAGAGTTAGCTGTATTTATTGAGAAATGTAAAACAGGTAGCGTGATTGAAGCTGATCTAGCCACTCAAGAAAAAGAAGGTATGTTCACCGGCTTGTATGTGACGCATCCACTGACTAATGAACCTGTGCCAGTTTGGGTTGGTAATTATGTCTTGATGTCATATGGCGATGGCGCTGTTATGGGTGTGCCCGGACACGATGAGCGTGACTTTGCATTTGCCCTCAAATATGACTTACCGATTAAGCAAGTGATTGCTTTGCGTACTCCGTCAGATATGTTCAACACCAGCCACTGGCAAGATTGGTATGCCCAGAAGGATGATGTCGTTTGCCTTAATAGCGGTAAGTACGATGGACTATCCTATGATGAGGCGGTTGATGCTGTAGCTCAAGATTTAGAGCAAATGGGTGTTGGTGAAATCAAAACCACTTACCGTTTGCGCGATTGGGGTATCTCTCGTCAGCGTTATTGGGGAACACCGATTCCGATTATTCATTGTGGTGATGAGAGTAATCCTGGTTGCGGCGCAGTTCCAGTGCCTGAGGCGGATTTACCAGTGGTATTGCCTGAAGATTGCGTGCCTGATGGTAGCGGTAACCCGCTCAATAAGCGTGCCGACTTCCTGAATGTGAAATGTCCAAAATGCGGCAAGCCTGCGCGTCGTGAGACTGACACGATGGATACCTTCGTAGATTCTTCTTGGTACTTCATGCGTTATACCGGCCCAGATGCGAAGACCATGGTTGATAGCCGCAATGAATACTGGATGCCAATGGATCAGTATATTGGCGGCATTGAGCATGCGATTTTGCATTTACTCTATGCGCGCTTTTGGACCAAGGTCATGCGTGATCTCAATCTCATTACTTTTGATGAGCCCTTCCAGAATTTGCTAACGCAAGGCATGGTGCTCAATGAGACTTATTACTCTGAAGAAGCATCTGGTAAAAAAACTTGGTTGAATCCTTTAGATGTAGAGCTCGAGCTAGATGACAAAGGCCGCCCTCACAGCGCCAAGCTGAAAGGCGATACTTCTGGCACGCCAGTCATTATTGGTGGTGTTGAGAAAATGTCTAAGAGTAAAAACAATGGCGTTGATCCTCAAGCTTTGATCGATCAATACGGCGCGGATACTGCACGCCTCTTTGTGATGTTTGCTGCTCCTCCTGAGCAGCAGCTTGAGTGGTCTAGTGCTGGTGTAGAAGGTGCCTCACGTTTCTTGCGTCGTGTCTGGATGTATTCCAGTAGTCAGGCGGATGCAATCCGTGCTGCCGATCCAGTATTACCAAGCGATTTAAATGATGCTGAAAAAGAATTGCGTCGTGAGGTGCATACCATTCTGAAGCAGGCTAACTTCGACTATCAGCGCCGCCAATACAACACGGTAGTTTCTGCGGCGATGAAAATGCTCAATGTCTTAGAGCCCGTGAAATTAGGCGATAACACTGCGGTGCGACCTGCTGTGTTGCGTGAGTGCTTGAGTATTTTGATTCGAGTGCTTTACCCAGTGGTACCTCACTTGACGCATGCTCTTTGGAATGAGATTGGATGCGATCAATCATTTGGTACTCTTTTAGATGCACCATGGCCTCTAGTTGATGAAGCGGCGCTGATTCAAACTGAGTTGACCATCATGTTGCAAATTAATGGCAAGTTGCGTGGCGATATACGTGTTCCTGCGGATGCGACTAAAGAGCAAATTGAAGCTTTGGCATTGCAAAGCGAGCCTGCTGTAAAAGCATTAAACGGCGCAGCACCTAAAAAGGTGATTGTGGTTCCTGGCCGCTTGATTAACATTGTTGCTTAG
- the lptE gene encoding LPS assembly lipoprotein LptE: MPVNHLRRTMLGLLALAPVSGLLACGYRLRGMVDLPFKVIAITGSPSPPLRTDLQTAILTGTDAKVAINPKDADLILEITSDLNGREILAYNSNGQVSAYRLNIRVGFRAYDNTGADVVPEAEIYMTRDMDFSVSTVLATDVQMQQFLSLMRRDLAVQILRRVSASARAPQARRF, translated from the coding sequence ATGCCCGTAAATCACCTTCGACGTACCATGCTTGGGCTTCTAGCCTTGGCTCCAGTCAGTGGTTTGCTTGCTTGCGGCTATCGTTTGCGTGGCATGGTCGATTTGCCATTCAAAGTCATCGCGATTACTGGAAGCCCATCACCACCTCTAAGAACGGATCTACAGACGGCGATTTTGACGGGCACAGATGCTAAGGTGGCGATTAATCCTAAAGATGCTGATCTCATTTTAGAAATTACCAGCGATCTCAATGGTCGTGAAATCTTGGCCTATAACTCGAATGGTCAAGTCTCTGCCTATCGCTTAAATATTCGGGTCGGATTTAGGGCGTATGACAACACTGGGGCAGATGTTGTGCCTGAAGCTGAAATCTACATGACTCGTGATATGGACTTCTCGGTGTCTACCGTTTTGGCGACCGACGTCCAAATGCAGCAATTTTTATCTTTGATGCGCAGAGATCTTGCGGTACAAATTCTGCGTCGTGTTTCTGCATCTGCCCGAGCACCACAGGCTCGAAGATTTTAA
- the holA gene encoding DNA polymerase III subunit delta, with translation MVKSDALQLHLKSLNSAASLKPLYIFSGDEPLLMMEAMDQLRTTAKKMGYTDREVLLQERGFDWSALLSAGQTMSLFGDKRWVELRIPTGKPGRDGADALKQFSVQIESQSVGSEGPDTIFCIILPKLDGKTKTSAWFSALDEAGMAIQLDSLDRSQLPQWIAGRLKKQGQEVQSSPDGQRALAFIAEQVEGNLIAAHQEIQKLGLLHPAGILAEEQIRSAILKVARYNVFELTEAMLAGDLPRLNRMLDGLKGEGEPLVLILWSVTEELRILSKLKAASDAGESVQNLMRANRIWGNKERLYPMALKRVQPLRLRRAMQVAAGLDRQAKGLQAAELPADPWDGLRLVGNLLR, from the coding sequence ATGGTTAAGAGCGATGCCCTACAGCTTCATTTGAAGTCGCTCAATTCTGCGGCTTCATTAAAGCCTCTCTACATATTTAGCGGTGATGAGCCTCTCCTGATGATGGAGGCAATGGACCAGTTACGTACCACTGCTAAAAAAATGGGCTATACCGATCGTGAAGTCTTATTGCAAGAGCGCGGATTTGATTGGAGCGCCTTGCTAAGTGCTGGCCAAACGATGTCTTTATTTGGAGATAAGCGCTGGGTTGAGTTGCGCATACCAACAGGTAAGCCGGGTCGTGATGGTGCTGATGCGCTTAAGCAGTTCTCCGTCCAAATCGAGTCTCAGTCGGTAGGCTCTGAAGGCCCGGATACGATCTTTTGCATCATCTTGCCTAAATTGGATGGCAAGACCAAAACCTCTGCTTGGTTTAGTGCTTTGGATGAAGCTGGCATGGCGATTCAATTGGATTCCTTGGATCGGTCGCAATTACCGCAGTGGATTGCGGGGCGCCTAAAAAAGCAAGGTCAAGAAGTTCAGTCTAGTCCAGATGGGCAGCGTGCTTTAGCCTTCATTGCTGAGCAGGTAGAGGGAAACCTCATTGCCGCTCATCAAGAAATTCAGAAGCTGGGTTTGTTGCATCCTGCCGGCATCCTTGCTGAGGAACAAATTCGGTCGGCCATTTTGAAGGTAGCTCGTTATAACGTCTTTGAATTAACTGAAGCGATGTTAGCTGGTGATCTTCCTCGTCTTAATCGCATGTTAGATGGTCTTAAGGGTGAGGGTGAGCCCCTAGTCCTGATTCTGTGGAGCGTAACTGAAGAGCTTCGGATACTATCGAAATTGAAGGCAGCAAGCGATGCTGGAGAGTCTGTACAGAACTTAATGCGCGCTAACCGGATCTGGGGCAATAAAGAGCGTTTATATCCTATGGCCCTAAAGCGAGTTCAGCCTTTGAGGTTGCGCAGGGCAATGCAGGTGGCTGCAGGTTTAGATCGTCAGGCTAAAGGATTGCAGGCGGCAGAATTACCGGCAGATCCTTGGGATGGCTTGCGTTTGGTGGGTAATTTATTGCGCTAG
- a CDS encoding glutamate-5-semialdehyde dehydrogenase produces MSNSTNTIQQMMQDIGRRARQASRAMARASSEQKNKALLHIAKLVRERSEEIVRVNALDVARAKTNGQDAAFIDRLTMTLKTIESMALGLEQIVSLEDPIGKTTPLQKQASGIELGQMRVPLGVIGIIYESRPNVTIDAAALCLKSGNAVILRGGSEAIDSNTLLAQLIQEGLDAANLPMDAVQVVTITDRAAVGEMITMTQYIDVIVPRGGKSLIARLMAEARVPMIKHLDGICHTYIDADADVAMAIKVCDNAKTQRYAPCNAMETLLVNKAIASQVLPALCKIYQDKGVELRVDDQTRRTLEAAGFKDLVNATEEDWQTEYLAPILSIKTVADIDEAMGHIEQYGSKHTDAIITKNQAQANRFLREVDSASVMVNASTRFADGFEYGLGAEIGISNDKLHARGPVGLDGLTSLKYIVMGHGEIRT; encoded by the coding sequence ATGAGTAATTCAACAAATACCATTCAGCAAATGATGCAAGATATTGGCCGACGTGCTCGTCAGGCGTCACGCGCAATGGCGCGGGCATCCAGCGAGCAGAAAAATAAGGCCTTATTGCATATCGCCAAGTTGGTTCGTGAGCGGTCTGAGGAAATTGTCCGAGTGAATGCACTCGATGTTGCTCGAGCAAAAACCAATGGTCAAGATGCAGCGTTTATTGATCGCCTTACGATGACACTAAAGACCATTGAATCTATGGCATTAGGTTTGGAGCAAATTGTTTCTTTGGAAGATCCGATTGGCAAAACAACGCCATTGCAAAAGCAGGCTTCTGGTATTGAGCTCGGTCAGATGCGCGTGCCACTTGGTGTGATTGGCATCATTTATGAATCTCGTCCAAATGTCACGATTGATGCGGCTGCACTATGCCTGAAGTCTGGCAATGCAGTGATTTTGCGTGGTGGCTCAGAGGCAATTGATTCAAATACCTTGTTGGCGCAATTGATTCAAGAAGGTTTAGATGCTGCCAATTTACCCATGGATGCAGTGCAGGTTGTGACCATCACAGATCGCGCTGCCGTTGGCGAAATGATCACCATGACCCAATATATTGATGTAATCGTTCCACGCGGTGGCAAGAGTTTGATTGCCCGTTTGATGGCAGAAGCGCGCGTGCCAATGATTAAGCATTTGGATGGTATCTGTCACACCTATATTGATGCCGATGCGGATGTTGCAATGGCAATCAAGGTTTGCGATAACGCCAAGACTCAGCGCTATGCGCCCTGTAACGCAATGGAAACGCTCTTAGTAAATAAAGCGATCGCTTCACAAGTGTTGCCAGCACTTTGCAAAATCTATCAAGATAAGGGTGTGGAGTTGCGTGTTGATGATCAAACCCGAAGAACTCTTGAGGCGGCAGGTTTTAAAGACTTAGTCAATGCCACTGAAGAAGATTGGCAAACAGAATATTTGGCACCCATTTTGTCGATTAAAACTGTTGCGGATATCGACGAAGCAATGGGTCACATCGAACAATACGGTAGTAAACATACTGATGCCATCATTACTAAGAATCAAGCGCAAGCCAATCGCTTTTTGCGTGAAGTAGATAGTGCCAGCGTGATGGTCAATGCCAGCACCCGTTTTGCCGATGGTTTTGAGTATGGTCTTGGCGCAGAGATTGGCATCTCGAATGACAAGCTACATGCTCGTGGCCCGGTGGGCTTAGATGGCCTCACTTCTCTCAAATATATCGTCATGGGTCATGGCGAGATTCGTACTTAA
- a CDS encoding CopD family protein, which produces MGNAYLWTKTFHIVLIASWFAGLFYLPRIFVNLADEKNPEVYARILGMANRLFRFMTILAVPAVLLGLALWLHFRIGAGEVWMHAKMFFVLLVIGYHHACWGLLKKFRNGVNTHSGVWYRWFNEAPVLLLLIVTALVVIKP; this is translated from the coding sequence ATGGGAAATGCATATTTATGGACCAAGACTTTTCATATTGTCTTGATTGCATCTTGGTTCGCAGGCTTGTTTTATCTCCCGCGTATCTTTGTGAATTTGGCTGATGAAAAAAATCCTGAGGTCTATGCGCGCATTCTAGGAATGGCGAATCGATTATTTAGATTTATGACTATATTGGCAGTACCTGCCGTATTGCTAGGCCTAGCTTTGTGGTTGCACTTCAGAATAGGTGCTGGCGAGGTATGGATGCATGCCAAGATGTTCTTTGTACTTCTAGTAATCGGCTATCACCATGCTTGTTGGGGTTTGCTCAAAAAGTTCCGTAATGGTGTCAATACCCATTCAGGGGTTTGGTATCGTTGGTTTAACGAAGCGCCAGTCCTTCTTCTTCTGATCGTGACCGCTTTGGTAGTCATTAAGCCTTAA